The following coding sequences lie in one Prevotella sp. oral taxon 299 str. F0039 genomic window:
- a CDS encoding uracil-DNA glycosylase family protein — protein sequence MSNIKFNPWVGKNYTHSKFGKRVLVLGESHYCANAEEAVPSLTQDVINDLFDSESEFEGYKNTYTKFIRALSGTDVSRFDVKPIWDEVMFYNYVQFPISGARVEPTSKEFADSEPAFWEVMEQYRPNVVIVWGKRLYNNLPKSGYQGHDCAESETWVYQLKDGKEVRLLPICHPSAAFDPHYWHNVISAFINNAE from the coding sequence GTGAGTAATATTAAGTTTAATCCTTGGGTGGGTAAGAATTATACCCACTCAAAATTTGGAAAAAGAGTGCTAGTGTTAGGTGAAAGTCACTATTGTGCTAATGCTGAAGAAGCTGTGCCTAGTCTGACACAAGACGTTATTAATGACCTTTTTGATAGCGAAAGCGAGTTTGAAGGCTATAAGAATACCTACACAAAGTTTATTCGTGCTTTGTCAGGTACAGATGTATCACGTTTTGATGTTAAGCCAATTTGGGACGAGGTGATGTTTTATAATTATGTACAGTTTCCCATTTCAGGTGCAAGAGTAGAACCAACATCTAAGGAATTCGCTGATTCAGAGCCTGCCTTTTGGGAAGTTATGGAGCAATATCGTCCTAATGTGGTGATTGTTTGGGGCAAACGTTTGTATAATAATCTACCTAAATCGGGCTATCAAGGACATGATTGTGCGGAAAGTGAAACATGGGTGTATCAACTGAAGGATGGTAAAGAAGTAAGATTATTACCTATTTGTCACCCTTCTGCGGCTTTTGACCCTCATTATTGGCATAATGTAATTTCCGCTTTTATA